From Quercus robur chromosome 8, dhQueRobu3.1, whole genome shotgun sequence:
CAACATACACTCAAGAGAATAGttaaatactcaaaaatatCGGGATATGCTCgtttgaataaaaaagaaaaaaaaaaaatatatatatatatatatatatatatatttatacaatttCAGTGCATTTTAACACACCCGGCTAGAATGCACAGAACAAATTTCCTTGGTAATCTATTAATATTTTACGgtctttaccttttttttttctatcaaaaaaCATTTAGCTTTTCCCTAAAACTGAGGCTATTTACGTAGTTTACTAATacaatataaaatcaaattacCATACCCCTAACATTTTATTCTTTCACACTTTAGGCATGGGTATCATGCAAAGTCGAACATTTCTGAAATTACACCAATCTTCCTCTCTCCACCCCTATCCAATCTTTCCTcttcaaaaatttgaaacacAATCCTTATGAGAAAATTACAAgatttttttgattttgggtttccttcttTTCCATATACTAAGCAACTATATGAGAGTTTATGTTTGTTACATTGGTGTACAATTTTGGTGACTGAAATGTCATCTAAATGTTGTTAAATGATTGgcttatgaaaatattataatattttgatgATTCTGTGGATCTCTGTGAACAAGTCCAAGGGAGAGGCTTTTCGGGAGTGTTGCAATTTCCTTTGGAGTAACGGTtgagttaaataattaataaaatgtcTTTGTTTTGATGCTGAGTAAGCAAAAAATTGAAGCTACTTTAAGTCTTTCTTTTCTGTTTATATAATTTGAGAGTTTATGTTTGATTGATGAGAAGGATTAGGTTTACAAAAGGCAAAATTGGCTGATTATAAGTAATGTGATTTGGACTTGATCCCTACTATTCTTAATAGGTAGAGAGTATATTaaattgtattgttttgttCATTTAAATAATTCCATATTTAGGCATTGGTAGAGAATTTGGAAtcatttgaggttttttttttggcaattttctTTACTGGGTATGTGTTACAAACTTACAATTCAAAGTTAATGTATAATTCCATTTATCACAGTTTTTACTTTTCACTATTTGAGTTTGCTGTGTACATGCTATAGTTAACTTTCTATGCTGAATTTTCTGTGAAAATAGGTTTCTTTATCGGGTTCTAACCTTGAATTGGCTTAGTTTAGATTCAgatgtttttcattatttttaattattcaatcTTTGGTCAGTGACTTTAGCTCATCAGGCACCTCCTCCCCCTTACAAGGGCTCGGTGAAGAGTGAGGTCTTGAATTGAAGATCCAATGTGTGCATGTGTGACTTATTCAATCTTTGCTATGAAATATCACAGTTTCATTTCAAGCATTTGCTGTGACTTGACTTGAGCCACATTGTCTAAGGGAATTATACGCTTTACTCTTTAGTGAgtgttctgtttttttttttttttttatatgtgccCACAGtttgtttaattctttttttttttttttcctgataagTAATTTGTTTAATTCATAGGTTTGTTCATTATTTCTTCCCCTTCATGTGCTATATCATAAAATGTTGTTGGTTGTTTATATAGACTTTTTGGTGAAAATGATCAGTTCTGTTGTTGTAGTTGAATGGATTTATGTTCCTTACATTCTAGGAAAAGTAAGGTATACTTGAATTCACGGTCTATTTTAAAAAGAGTTTCAAATTACTAAAGAAAAGTGCTTCTACTAAAAGGTCAAGTTCCAATAGTTGAGAGTTGAATTTTAGATAGCAATCTCACTTCAATTTTAACCAAACGTTTACttataattttagttttgaatttgatgAATTATAACAagaagttttgaaaataaaaattattggtGGTTCAATACTTGAGAAATAATGGAGATTACATAACAATAAAACTAAATTAGAatttggtaattgtttttttttttttttttttatagcatgTACACAGTTTCTACGAGTATTTATATGTGAAGCAAAATTGCCTTATCTGGTTTCTTAACTTTGGTTCCACAGTCCTTCACTTCCTACCTCATCCAATTTCAAACCCTCTTCATCTAAACAACCTTGTCACAAGCCTAAACCCCCAAGCCTCCACAAATTCATCACAGTCAGTACTCATCTATAATATCCCACACAGAAAACACTTCTTCATCAAATGCACTTCTGAGTCTAAATCTACCCCTCTGCCTGAGCCTGACTTCCCATTCCCAACTCCAACTTCTGATACCAACAACAAAGCAGAGACATTCCCTATTGAAAGGAGAAGAAACTCTAAGATAATCCATGACAGGGAGTCTAGAACTGGGCTAGTACAACCCGAGCCACCCAATTTTGAGATTGGTTGGAAGAGAAGCAAAGAGTTCAAATTGGATAAGCCAAAAGGCTATGTCATAGCTGACTTTCTAGAGAAGTTGGAGGATCTAATGGGGAAAGAATTTGGATCCACGGAGCTTTTAGCAAAAGCTGGAGAAATTATGGCTGAAAGAGCTAGAGAGGAAGCACAAGTGTTGAGTGATAAAGGAGAAGTGGAGGAGAGAATGATGACTGAGTTGTTCAGAGTGTTGAGACTAATGGAGATGGA
This genomic window contains:
- the LOC126695916 gene encoding protein CHLORORESPIRATORY REDUCTION 41, chloroplastic-like translates to MVFSGYNNEGLTEGKKDSVTLAHQAPPPPYKGSVKSEHVHSFYEYLYVKQNCLIWFLNFGSTVLHFLPHPISNPLHLNNLVTSLNPQASTNSSQSVLIYNIPHRKHFFIKCTSESKSTPLPEPDFPFPTPTSDTNNKAETFPIERRRNSKIIHDRESRTGLVQPEPPNFEIGWKRSKEFKLDKPKGYVIADFLEKLEDLMGKEFGSTELLAKAGEIMAERAREEAQVLSDKGEVEERMMTELFRVLRLMEMDLAMVKAAVKEETLGERLEQAKAHCRQAVLVALSFWKAHICRGFE